A portion of the Oncorhynchus clarkii lewisi isolate Uvic-CL-2024 chromosome 27, UVic_Ocla_1.0, whole genome shotgun sequence genome contains these proteins:
- the LOC139385917 gene encoding amyloid beta precursor protein binding family B member 1-like isoform X1: MGGHDDDDDMSYHVANNHHQDEVLKNKLNDSGLWSDQESTGGNNAKWVKEGQNQLRKVAEKHQDQNGNQEDFSPHNTTEEEQRNEEQTKSPKTILKEPVLIDTLLSAEDKEGEVEENDKEKEDPSEADEEACSFKEEERESEQSNVEAEREGGGVARNPCLLFSNVNGTPSDEETNWPALSQESTAEIPPNGNKESFWDSEAFEADTDLPSGWMRVRDTSGTYYWHIPTGTTQWEPPSPLDKVGDSMMSSSMSLETTPCEEEQEETWGDLSNPDEGTSDGELWKEGEVASDQSLKEFEGATLRYASINLNCSQSEEEENLDPHGTDLEAKYFAVRSLGWVEMSEEDMAPAKSSVAVNNCIRQLSYHKHNLHDTAGIWGEGKDMLMVLENDTMNLIDPLGQTLLHSQPIASIRVWGVGRDNGRDFAYVARDNLTQVLKCHVFRCDSPAKNIATSLHEMCSRIMTERKLSKPFLSRYNSDQCKAMEIPTQEFPVPKNENFQRFLVYYLGNVPVTKPVGKGRMGVDTINDALEAAMNSTRKQDWTPVSVNVAPATLTILTRETEEVMSECRVRFLSFMGVGKDIHTFAFIMAKGPGDFICHMFWCEPNAASLSEAVQAACMLRYQKCLDARPPSLGSCLPTPPADSMARRVRMGVQSLLGSFKQYRSGSQSP, from the exons ATGGGTggccatgatgatgatgatgatatgtcTTATCATGTAGCCAACAACCATCATCAAGATGAAGTGCTGAAAAACAAATTGAATGACAGTGGCCTTTGGAGTGACCAAGAATCCACTGGCGGCAACAATGCTAAGTGGGTCAAGGAGGGCCAGAACCAGCTGAGGAAAGTTGCTGAGAAACATCAGGACCAGAATGGGAACCAAGAGGACTTCTCCCCTCATAACACCActgaggaggagcagaggaacgAGGAGCAGACCAAATCTCCCAAGACCATTCTCAAGGAGCCAGTACTCATTGATACTCTACTGTCTGCCGAGGATAAAGAGGGTGAGGTCGAAGAAAATGACAAAGAAAAGGAAGATCCATCTGAGGCAGATGAAGAGGCCTGCAGTtttaaagaggaagagagggagtccGAACAGAGTAATGTGGAGgctgaaagagagggaggtggggtggCTAGAAATCCCTGTCTGCTGTTTTCTAACGTGAATGGAACACCAAGTGATGAAGAAACCAACTGGCCTGCACTGTCTCAGGAAAGCACTGCTGAAATCCCTCCAAATGGAAACAAAG AGTCCTTCTGGGACTCGGAGGCCTTTGAGGCGGACACAGACCTACCCTCTGGGTGGATGCGGGTTCGAGACACCTCAGGCACCTACTACTGGCACATCCCTACTGGCACTACTCAGTGGGAGCCCCCCTCCCCTCTGGACAAGGTGGGAGACTCGATGATGTCCTCCAGTATGTCCCTGGAGACAACACCCTGTGAGGAAGAGCAGGAG GAAACATGGggagacctctctaacccagaTGAAGGGACTAGTGATGGAGAGTTGTGGAAG GAGGGAGAGGTGGCTTCTGATCAGAGCCTGAAGGAGTTTGAAGGGGCAACCCTGCGCTATGCATCCATCAACCTGAA CTGTTCCCAatctgaggaagaggagaaccTTGATCCCCATGGCACTGACTTGGAGGCTAAG TATTTTGCTGTGCGCTCTCTGGGCTGGGTGGAGATGTCTGAAGAGGACATGGCACCAGCGAAGAGCAGCGTGGCTGTCAACAACTGCATTAGACAGCTGTCCTACCATAAGCACAACCTCCACGACACTGCTGGCATCTGGGGAGAG GGTAAGGACATGCTGATGGTCCTGGAGAATGACACTATGAATCTGATCGACCCGCTAGGCCAGACTCTGCTGCACTCCCAGCCTATTGCCAGCATCCGCGTGTGGGGTGTGGGCCGAGACAACGGCAG AGACTTTGCTTATGTAGCGCGAGACAACCTGACCCAGGTACTCAAGTGTCACGTGTTCCGCTGTGACTCACCTGCCAAGAACATCGCCACCAGTCTGCATGAGATGTGCTCCAGG ATAATGACAGAGAGGAAACTATCCAAGCCATTTCTGAGCAGGTACAATTCTGACCAGTGCAAAGCCATGGAGATTCCTACTCAAG AGTTTCCCGTTCCAAAAAATGAGAATTTCCAACGTTTCCTTGTATATTACCTTGGTAACGTACCTGTGACCAAGCCTGTAGGTAAGGGACGCATGG GTGTGGACACAATCAATGATGCTTTGGAGGCTGCAATGAACAGCACAAGGAAGCAGGATTGGACCCCCGTCTCTGTCAACGTGGCCCCTGCCACTCTCACCATCCTCACCAGAGAG ACTGAGGAGGTGATGTCAGAGTGCCGGGTGCGGTTCCTGTCTTTCATGGGTGTGGGAAAGGACATCCACACCTTTGCCTTCATCATGGCCAAGGGCCCCGGGGACTTCATCTGTCACATGTTCTGGTGTGAGCCCAACGCTGCCAGCCTGAGTGAGGCGGTGCAGGCCGCCTGCATG CTGCGCTACCAGAAGTGTCTGGACGCGAGGCCTCCCAGCCTGGGCTCCTGCTTGCCCACTCCGCCTGCTGACTCCATGGCCCGCCGGGTCAGGATGGGGGTCCAGAGTCTGCTGGGAAGCTTCAAGCAGTACAGGTCAGGGTCCCAGTCCCCCTGA
- the LOC139385917 gene encoding amyloid beta precursor protein binding family B member 1-like isoform X2, whose product MGGHDDDDDMSYHVANNHHQDEVLKNKLNDSGLWSDQESTGGNNAKWVKEGQNQLRKVAEKHQDQNGNQEDFSPHNTTEEEQRNEEQTKSPKTILKEPVLIDTLLSAEDKEGEVEENDKEKEDPSEADEEACSFKEEERESEQSNVEAEREGGGVARNPCLLFSNVNGTPSDEETNWPALSQESTAEIPPNGNKESFWDSEAFEADTDLPSGWMRVRDTSGTYYWHIPTGTTQWEPPSPLDKVGDSMMSSSMSLETTPCEEEQEETWGDLSNPDEGTSDGELWKEGEVASDQSLKEFEGATLRYASINLNCSQSEEEENLDPHGTDLEAKYFAVRSLGWVEMSEEDMAPAKSSVAVNNCIRQLSYHKHNLHDTAGIWGEGKDMLMVLENDTMNLIDPLGQTLLHSQPIASIRVWGVGRDNGRDFAYVARDNLTQVLKCHVFRCDSPAKNIATSLHEMCSRIMTERKLSKPFLSRYNSDQCKAMEIPTQEFPVPKNENFQRFLVYYLGNVPVTKPVGVDTINDALEAAMNSTRKQDWTPVSVNVAPATLTILTRETEEVMSECRVRFLSFMGVGKDIHTFAFIMAKGPGDFICHMFWCEPNAASLSEAVQAACMLRYQKCLDARPPSLGSCLPTPPADSMARRVRMGVQSLLGSFKQYRSGSQSP is encoded by the exons ATGGGTggccatgatgatgatgatgatatgtcTTATCATGTAGCCAACAACCATCATCAAGATGAAGTGCTGAAAAACAAATTGAATGACAGTGGCCTTTGGAGTGACCAAGAATCCACTGGCGGCAACAATGCTAAGTGGGTCAAGGAGGGCCAGAACCAGCTGAGGAAAGTTGCTGAGAAACATCAGGACCAGAATGGGAACCAAGAGGACTTCTCCCCTCATAACACCActgaggaggagcagaggaacgAGGAGCAGACCAAATCTCCCAAGACCATTCTCAAGGAGCCAGTACTCATTGATACTCTACTGTCTGCCGAGGATAAAGAGGGTGAGGTCGAAGAAAATGACAAAGAAAAGGAAGATCCATCTGAGGCAGATGAAGAGGCCTGCAGTtttaaagaggaagagagggagtccGAACAGAGTAATGTGGAGgctgaaagagagggaggtggggtggCTAGAAATCCCTGTCTGCTGTTTTCTAACGTGAATGGAACACCAAGTGATGAAGAAACCAACTGGCCTGCACTGTCTCAGGAAAGCACTGCTGAAATCCCTCCAAATGGAAACAAAG AGTCCTTCTGGGACTCGGAGGCCTTTGAGGCGGACACAGACCTACCCTCTGGGTGGATGCGGGTTCGAGACACCTCAGGCACCTACTACTGGCACATCCCTACTGGCACTACTCAGTGGGAGCCCCCCTCCCCTCTGGACAAGGTGGGAGACTCGATGATGTCCTCCAGTATGTCCCTGGAGACAACACCCTGTGAGGAAGAGCAGGAG GAAACATGGggagacctctctaacccagaTGAAGGGACTAGTGATGGAGAGTTGTGGAAG GAGGGAGAGGTGGCTTCTGATCAGAGCCTGAAGGAGTTTGAAGGGGCAACCCTGCGCTATGCATCCATCAACCTGAA CTGTTCCCAatctgaggaagaggagaaccTTGATCCCCATGGCACTGACTTGGAGGCTAAG TATTTTGCTGTGCGCTCTCTGGGCTGGGTGGAGATGTCTGAAGAGGACATGGCACCAGCGAAGAGCAGCGTGGCTGTCAACAACTGCATTAGACAGCTGTCCTACCATAAGCACAACCTCCACGACACTGCTGGCATCTGGGGAGAG GGTAAGGACATGCTGATGGTCCTGGAGAATGACACTATGAATCTGATCGACCCGCTAGGCCAGACTCTGCTGCACTCCCAGCCTATTGCCAGCATCCGCGTGTGGGGTGTGGGCCGAGACAACGGCAG AGACTTTGCTTATGTAGCGCGAGACAACCTGACCCAGGTACTCAAGTGTCACGTGTTCCGCTGTGACTCACCTGCCAAGAACATCGCCACCAGTCTGCATGAGATGTGCTCCAGG ATAATGACAGAGAGGAAACTATCCAAGCCATTTCTGAGCAGGTACAATTCTGACCAGTGCAAAGCCATGGAGATTCCTACTCAAG AGTTTCCCGTTCCAAAAAATGAGAATTTCCAACGTTTCCTTGTATATTACCTTGGTAACGTACCTGTGACCAAGCCTGTAG GTGTGGACACAATCAATGATGCTTTGGAGGCTGCAATGAACAGCACAAGGAAGCAGGATTGGACCCCCGTCTCTGTCAACGTGGCCCCTGCCACTCTCACCATCCTCACCAGAGAG ACTGAGGAGGTGATGTCAGAGTGCCGGGTGCGGTTCCTGTCTTTCATGGGTGTGGGAAAGGACATCCACACCTTTGCCTTCATCATGGCCAAGGGCCCCGGGGACTTCATCTGTCACATGTTCTGGTGTGAGCCCAACGCTGCCAGCCTGAGTGAGGCGGTGCAGGCCGCCTGCATG CTGCGCTACCAGAAGTGTCTGGACGCGAGGCCTCCCAGCCTGGGCTCCTGCTTGCCCACTCCGCCTGCTGACTCCATGGCCCGCCGGGTCAGGATGGGGGTCCAGAGTCTGCTGGGAAGCTTCAAGCAGTACAGGTCAGGGTCCCAGTCCCCCTGA